The Urbifossiella limnaea genome has a window encoding:
- a CDS encoding DUF1559 domain-containing protein, translating into MRRRGFTLIELLVVIAIIAILIGLLLPAVQKVREAAARARCQNNLKQIGLALHNYHSAHQKFPAGTNPGTFAGPNVYLLSYVEQDAIAALIPSLLTADPFGAYNANKPTVFVCPSETERGESAVFGYSSYKFNSGSWNQINGWDGVFGMRLVSEGSPSVAATEIRVGDLIDGSSNTAAAAETGNYPQAGGPNNKLGDCFEAGSVTATTLPAARAAFLALNWQTASLAGGGWRGRGYPWAEGSMWRGLYNHLLPPNSPCWRPGAYGRMVAPVQSRHTGGANVVMADGAVRFVNDAIDADTWTAAGTRNGGETLTLP; encoded by the coding sequence ATGAGACGACGTGGCTTTACCCTGATCGAGTTGTTGGTCGTCATCGCGATCATCGCCATCCTGATCGGACTGTTGCTACCCGCGGTGCAGAAGGTGCGAGAGGCGGCCGCCCGGGCGCGGTGCCAGAACAACCTGAAGCAGATCGGCCTGGCCCTCCACAACTACCACTCGGCCCACCAGAAGTTCCCCGCCGGCACGAACCCCGGCACGTTCGCCGGCCCGAACGTGTACCTGCTGTCGTACGTCGAGCAGGACGCGATCGCGGCGCTGATCCCGAGCCTGCTCACGGCCGACCCGTTCGGCGCGTACAACGCGAACAAGCCGACGGTGTTCGTGTGCCCGTCCGAGACGGAGCGGGGCGAGTCGGCGGTGTTCGGGTACTCCAGCTACAAGTTCAACTCCGGCAGCTGGAATCAGATCAACGGCTGGGACGGCGTGTTCGGGATGCGGCTGGTGAGCGAGGGCTCGCCGTCCGTCGCCGCCACCGAGATCCGCGTCGGCGACCTCATTGATGGGTCGTCGAACACCGCGGCCGCGGCCGAGACCGGGAACTACCCCCAGGCCGGCGGCCCGAACAACAAGCTCGGCGACTGCTTCGAGGCGGGGAGCGTGACGGCGACGACGCTGCCGGCGGCCCGGGCGGCGTTCCTGGCGCTGAACTGGCAGACGGCGTCGCTGGCCGGCGGCGGCTGGCGCGGCCGCGGCTACCCGTGGGCCGAGGGCTCGATGTGGCGGGGGCTGTACAACCACCTGCTGCCGCCGAACAGCCCGTGCTGGCGGCCCGGCGCCTACGGCCGGATGGTGGCCCCGGTGCAGAGCCGCCACACCGGCGGCGCGAACGTGGTGATGGCCGACGGGGCCGTCCGGTTCGTCAACGACGCCATCGACGCCGACACCTGGACCGCCGCCGGCACCCGCAACGGCGGCGAGACCCTCACCCTCCCGTAA
- a CDS encoding four helix bundle protein produces the protein MAKARFLELRVYQLAEELADAVHEVVVPWDRLDRNTVGEQLVRAIDSVGANIAEGYGRGSFADNRRFVRIARGSLYETQHWLRRAFKRKLLTDEQTARLKPLLDELAPKLNAYLKSIGRGAKPATPTPPPVQ, from the coding sequence ATGGCGAAGGCGAGGTTTTTGGAGTTGCGGGTGTACCAGTTGGCTGAGGAACTCGCCGACGCGGTTCATGAAGTCGTCGTGCCGTGGGACCGGCTCGACCGGAACACGGTCGGGGAGCAACTGGTCCGGGCGATCGACAGCGTCGGGGCCAACATCGCCGAGGGGTACGGCCGGGGGAGCTTCGCCGACAACCGGCGCTTCGTGCGAATCGCCCGGGGGTCGCTGTACGAGACCCAGCACTGGCTCCGCCGGGCGTTCAAGCGAAAGCTCCTGACGGACGAGCAGACCGCGCGGCTCAAGCCGCTTCTCGACGAACTCGCCCCAAAGCTGAACGCCTACCTGAAGTCGATCGGCCGCGGCGCCAAGCCCGCCACCCCGACACCGCCCCCCGTGCAGTAA
- a CDS encoding NUDIX hydrolase — translation MLPADLFRFCPRCGAPRPADNAGAVPLRCDACGLVLFFNPTVAAAAWVFDAAGRTLLIRRDREPAKGKLAIPGGFVDPGETADAALRREIREEVGLEVEGVAYLTSFPNRYHYRDVTYPVLDLVFTARAVAPEAAQALDGVAGIEWRRPADVTADEVAFPSIAESLRLL, via the coding sequence ATGCTCCCCGCCGACCTGTTCCGCTTCTGCCCGCGCTGCGGCGCCCCGCGCCCCGCCGACAACGCCGGCGCCGTTCCGCTCCGCTGCGACGCTTGCGGCCTCGTCCTGTTCTTCAACCCCACCGTCGCCGCCGCCGCGTGGGTGTTCGACGCCGCCGGCCGCACCCTCCTCATCCGCCGCGACCGCGAACCGGCGAAGGGGAAGCTCGCCATCCCCGGCGGGTTCGTCGACCCCGGCGAGACCGCCGACGCCGCCCTCCGCCGCGAGATTCGGGAGGAGGTGGGGCTGGAGGTCGAGGGCGTCGCGTACCTCACGTCGTTCCCGAACCGCTACCACTACCGCGACGTGACGTACCCGGTGCTCGACCTGGTGTTCACCGCCCGTGCCGTCGCCCCGGAGGCGGCGCAGGCGCTCGACGGCGTCGCCGGCATCGAGTGGCGCCGCCCGGCCGACGTGACCGCCGACGAGGTGGCGTTCCCGTCCATCGCCGAGTCGCTGCGACTGCTGTAG
- a CDS encoding BatA domain-containing protein, giving the protein MHPILIVGAALVGLPVLLHLIMKQEPKRLPFPAFRFLQQKLKTNQRKLRLRHFLLLALRMLLIALFAVTLYQPTVLSTGFVNLSGDQPVAAVLVVDTSPSMGYADGEGKTRLEEAARRAGELLSSLPDNSRVAVVESGDATGNWLQSTADARTRLRELAERGKKAAATGAPAGPSRPVTGGVGTAYQLLGTVDAESEGSGPYQKLVAVFTDRAAASWDAARADDLKKTRDAFPEPKPAHAVVDVGVETPTNVALLAAGMTEGKAQVVPAGPPVSLTVTVGVVGPDDLTVPVNAVLGDAKPVRKEVAVPRGQTRTVAFEFRDLKPGLHQVKFELPTKDALAADNVRYVTFRAAEPRRVLTIATDPEDAAFWNLAVNEGKEFANETLTPQQLGGKELAAFEAVTLFGVANPAEPADDPLWPKLLRYVEGGGKLLIIPGGPERMGDRAGYDPTKVEAANKLLPGAFKRFIDTAEEFEEPKDAKSKNRRRGVTWDIFAGADDRAFSHPLLAPLRQWRQTGNVDIFRAPRRTSGYWEVEPLPEGVVVVRYDDADDPKARRPAVLERGRGGSKGKVIQLTSPMDTGTLFNDYWDYQNSWTVVFPALLLRSAAGSRDDERFNFDTGASVRLPVGKLVAGRPGNLVLDGPGVAVSEAAVKLTEKQVDVTIAPPRTNLPGNFSLTGPNPDWREGFSLNVPADESTLDKVPVEGIEDVTGAGSVVQVGRDVDLKKVFEGTDTLRAPVELFPWLLILLLLLLAAEGLVANRFYRRK; this is encoded by the coding sequence ATGCACCCGATCCTGATCGTGGGGGCCGCCCTCGTCGGCCTCCCCGTGCTGCTGCACCTCATCATGAAGCAGGAGCCCAAGCGGCTCCCCTTCCCCGCGTTCCGGTTCCTCCAGCAGAAGCTCAAGACCAACCAGCGCAAGCTCCGCCTCCGCCACTTCCTGCTGCTCGCGCTGCGGATGCTCCTCATCGCCCTGTTCGCCGTCACCCTCTACCAGCCCACCGTCCTCAGCACCGGGTTCGTCAACCTGTCCGGCGACCAGCCCGTCGCCGCGGTGCTGGTCGTCGACACCAGCCCGAGCATGGGCTACGCCGACGGCGAGGGAAAGACGCGCCTCGAAGAAGCCGCCCGCCGCGCCGGCGAGCTGCTGAGTTCGCTGCCCGACAACTCGCGCGTCGCGGTCGTCGAGTCCGGCGACGCCACCGGCAACTGGCTTCAAAGCACCGCCGACGCCCGCACCCGGTTGCGCGAGCTCGCCGAGCGCGGCAAGAAGGCCGCCGCCACCGGCGCCCCCGCCGGCCCCAGCCGGCCCGTCACCGGCGGCGTCGGCACGGCGTACCAGCTGCTCGGCACCGTCGACGCGGAGAGCGAAGGGAGCGGCCCGTACCAGAAGCTCGTCGCCGTGTTCACCGACCGCGCCGCCGCGTCGTGGGACGCCGCCCGCGCCGACGACCTGAAGAAGACCCGCGACGCCTTCCCCGAGCCGAAGCCGGCGCACGCCGTCGTGGACGTGGGCGTCGAAACGCCGACGAACGTGGCGCTGCTGGCCGCGGGCATGACCGAGGGCAAGGCGCAGGTCGTGCCCGCCGGGCCGCCGGTGAGCCTGACCGTCACCGTCGGCGTCGTCGGCCCCGACGACCTGACCGTGCCGGTGAACGCCGTCCTCGGCGACGCCAAGCCGGTGCGCAAGGAGGTGGCCGTGCCGCGCGGGCAGACGCGGACCGTGGCGTTCGAATTCCGCGACCTGAAACCCGGCCTGCACCAAGTCAAGTTCGAGCTGCCGACGAAGGACGCGCTCGCCGCCGACAACGTGCGGTACGTCACGTTCCGCGCCGCCGAGCCGCGGCGCGTGCTGACCATCGCCACCGACCCCGAGGACGCCGCGTTCTGGAACCTCGCCGTGAACGAGGGGAAGGAGTTCGCCAACGAGACGCTCACGCCGCAACAGCTCGGCGGGAAGGAGCTGGCGGCGTTCGAGGCGGTCACGCTGTTCGGCGTCGCCAACCCCGCCGAGCCGGCCGACGACCCGCTGTGGCCGAAGCTGCTCCGCTACGTCGAGGGCGGCGGCAAGCTGCTGATCATCCCCGGCGGTCCCGAGCGGATGGGCGACCGCGCCGGCTACGACCCCACGAAGGTCGAGGCGGCGAACAAGCTGCTGCCGGGCGCGTTCAAGCGCTTCATCGACACCGCCGAGGAGTTCGAGGAGCCGAAGGACGCGAAGTCCAAGAACCGCCGCAGGGGCGTGACGTGGGACATCTTCGCCGGCGCCGACGACCGCGCCTTCTCGCACCCGCTGCTGGCGCCGCTGCGGCAGTGGCGGCAGACGGGGAACGTGGACATCTTCCGCGCCCCGCGCCGTACGAGCGGGTACTGGGAGGTCGAGCCGCTGCCGGAGGGCGTGGTGGTGGTGCGGTACGACGACGCCGACGACCCGAAGGCGCGCCGCCCGGCGGTGCTGGAGCGCGGCCGCGGCGGCAGCAAGGGCAAGGTGATCCAGCTGACCAGCCCGATGGACACGGGCACGCTGTTCAACGACTACTGGGACTACCAGAACTCGTGGACGGTGGTGTTCCCCGCGCTGCTGCTCCGCTCCGCGGCCGGCAGCCGCGACGACGAGCGGTTCAACTTCGACACGGGCGCGTCGGTGCGGCTCCCAGTGGGGAAGCTGGTGGCCGGCCGGCCGGGGAATCTGGTGCTGGACGGCCCCGGCGTCGCGGTGAGCGAGGCGGCGGTGAAGCTGACGGAGAAGCAGGTAGACGTGACGATCGCCCCGCCGCGGACGAACCTGCCGGGGAACTTCTCGCTGACCGGCCCGAACCCCGACTGGCGCGAGGGCTTTTCGCTGAACGTGCCGGCCGACGAGAGCACGCTGGACAAGGTGCCGGTGGAGGGGATCGAGGACGTGACCGGCGCCGGGAGCGTGGTGCAGGTCGGCCGCGACGTGGACCTGAAGAAGGTGTTCGAGGGCACGGACACGCTGCGGGCGCCGGTCGAGCTGTTCCCGTGGCTGCTGATCCTGCTGCTGCTGCTGCTGGCGGCCGAGGGGCTGGTGGCGAACCGGTTCTACCGCCGCAAGTGA
- a CDS encoding dioxygenase family protein encodes MLPRLTTADRRRFLASAATLPFWTVPGAFAQEVARTPTPPQTEGPFYPNRLPLDTDNDLLVLNDNMTPAVGEITHLTGRVLDPKGNPVRNALVEIWQCDARGVYLHTGDSGSKQDQQDKNFQGFGRFLTGSTGDYYFRTIKPVPYPGRTPHIHVKVKQGRRELLVTQLYIKNHAGNDRDGIFRSVSRTPATKAAVEVDFVPVPNSRTGELNANFVIVLGQTPAG; translated from the coding sequence ATGCTTCCGCGCCTCACCACCGCCGACCGCCGCCGGTTCCTCGCGTCCGCGGCCACGCTGCCGTTCTGGACCGTCCCCGGGGCGTTCGCCCAGGAAGTGGCCCGCACCCCCACCCCGCCGCAGACCGAAGGCCCGTTCTACCCCAACCGCCTGCCGCTCGACACCGACAACGACCTGCTCGTCCTCAACGACAACATGACGCCCGCGGTCGGCGAGATCACCCACCTGACCGGCCGCGTCCTGGACCCGAAGGGGAACCCGGTCCGCAACGCGCTGGTGGAAATCTGGCAGTGCGACGCCCGCGGCGTGTACCTCCACACCGGCGACAGCGGCAGCAAGCAGGACCAGCAGGACAAGAACTTTCAGGGCTTCGGCCGGTTCCTGACGGGCAGCACCGGCGACTACTACTTCCGCACCATCAAGCCGGTGCCGTACCCGGGGCGGACGCCGCACATCCACGTGAAGGTGAAGCAGGGCCGCCGCGAGCTGCTGGTGACGCAGCTGTACATCAAGAACCACGCCGGCAACGACCGCGACGGCATCTTCCGCTCGGTGAGCCGCACGCCGGCGACCAAGGCGGCGGTCGAGGTGGACTTCGTGCCCGTGCCCAACTCGCGGACCGGCGAGCTGAACGCCAACTTCGTCATCGTGCTGGGGCAGACGCCCGCCGGGTGA
- a CDS encoding aspartate-semialdehyde dehydrogenase has translation MNVAVVGATGAVGDLIRTVLAERQFPVRTIKFLASEKSAGKTVTFAGKTYPVEPIRAEAFAGVQIVLSSTPSSVSKEFSPIAAKAGAIVVDNSSAWRMDPDCPLVVPEVNADQLHHIKKGIVANPNCVAIPLCVALKPLHDLGGVKRVVVCTYQSSSGKGAKGLADFESQLAAFAAGGPVPAPTAHRAQLAGNVITLDWTLDPNGYTEEENKVINETKKILGDATIGVNPTCVRVPVRVSHSEAVTVEFHRPVSVAAAKAALAVAPGVVLMDETKGEFPQPLHATGTDHTYVGRVRQDPSCANSLSLWVVADNLRKGAASNAVQCAEELVKRGIVK, from the coding sequence GTGAACGTGGCGGTGGTCGGGGCGACGGGGGCCGTGGGTGACCTGATCCGGACGGTGCTCGCCGAGCGCCAGTTCCCGGTCCGGACGATCAAATTCCTCGCGTCCGAGAAGAGCGCCGGGAAAACCGTCACGTTCGCCGGCAAAACCTACCCCGTCGAGCCGATCCGCGCCGAGGCGTTCGCCGGCGTGCAGATCGTCCTCAGCAGCACGCCCAGCTCCGTGAGCAAGGAGTTCTCGCCGATCGCGGCGAAGGCCGGCGCCATCGTCGTGGACAACTCGTCGGCGTGGCGGATGGACCCGGACTGCCCGCTCGTGGTGCCGGAAGTGAACGCCGACCAGCTGCACCACATCAAGAAGGGGATCGTCGCCAACCCGAACTGCGTGGCCATCCCGCTGTGCGTGGCGCTGAAGCCGCTGCACGACCTGGGCGGGGTGAAGCGGGTCGTCGTCTGCACCTACCAGTCGTCGTCGGGCAAGGGGGCGAAGGGGCTGGCCGACTTCGAGTCGCAGCTGGCCGCGTTCGCCGCCGGCGGCCCGGTCCCGGCCCCGACGGCGCACCGGGCGCAGCTGGCCGGGAACGTCATCACCCTCGACTGGACCCTCGACCCGAACGGGTACACCGAGGAAGAAAACAAGGTCATCAACGAGACGAAGAAGATCCTGGGCGACGCCACGATCGGCGTGAACCCGACGTGCGTGCGGGTGCCGGTGCGGGTGTCGCACAGCGAGGCGGTGACGGTGGAGTTCCACCGGCCGGTGAGCGTGGCCGCGGCGAAGGCGGCGCTGGCCGTCGCGCCCGGGGTGGTGCTGATGGACGAGACGAAGGGGGAGTTCCCGCAGCCGCTCCACGCCACCGGCACCGACCACACCTACGTCGGCCGGGTGCGGCAGGACCCGAGCTGCGCGAACTCCCTGAGCCTGTGGGTGGTGGCCGACAACCTCCGCAAGGGCGCCGCCAGCAACGCCGTGCAGTGCGCCGAGGAACTGGTGAAGCGCGGCATCGTGAAGTAA
- a CDS encoding M81 family metallopeptidase, whose translation MRIAVGGFMHESNTFSRSAADLDRFREGSLTYGAALVPVWREAHHEVGGFLEGAETYGFDVVPLAMAWATPSGPVADALFEHVSDALVTGVRMAQPDGVLVALHGAMVTPTYPDADAEILRRLRAAVGPNVPIAASLDFHGNVSPQMAETANVLVGYQTYPHVDQRARGRLAAQLLARAVKGEVKPVVHVAKPPLILNLLGQDTAREPMALLMRMAREAERAPQVLSVSVMAGFPYADVPEMGPSVIVVADGDRAKAKAVADELAAAMWNVREQLNVPCPTPAEAVARAVASQQHPVLLVDLGDNIGGGSAGDGTVLLAELMKQRAKGFIVALYAPEAVRVAKAVGVGGVLDGPLGGTDGMHGPPVTVRGVVRSLHEGKWVETEARHGGRRQNDQGHAAVLDLGDGSLVVLTSLRTPPFSLGQLTSLGIDPRGASAIVVKAAVAYKAAYAPIAGEVIEVDTPGLTAINPARFTYTRIRRPMYPLDVS comes from the coding sequence ATGCGGATCGCGGTCGGCGGGTTCATGCACGAGTCGAATACCTTCTCCCGGTCGGCGGCCGACCTCGACCGCTTCCGCGAGGGGAGCCTGACCTACGGCGCCGCGCTGGTGCCGGTGTGGCGCGAGGCGCACCACGAGGTCGGCGGCTTCCTCGAAGGCGCCGAGACGTACGGCTTCGACGTGGTGCCGCTGGCGATGGCGTGGGCTACGCCGTCCGGGCCGGTCGCCGACGCGCTGTTCGAGCACGTTTCGGACGCGCTCGTCACCGGCGTGCGGATGGCGCAGCCCGACGGCGTACTGGTCGCGCTGCACGGCGCGATGGTCACGCCGACGTACCCCGACGCCGACGCCGAGATTCTGCGCCGCCTCCGCGCCGCGGTCGGGCCGAACGTGCCGATCGCGGCGTCGCTCGACTTCCACGGCAACGTCTCGCCGCAGATGGCGGAGACGGCGAACGTCCTCGTCGGCTACCAGACGTACCCGCACGTCGACCAGCGCGCCCGCGGCCGGCTGGCGGCGCAGCTGCTGGCGCGGGCCGTGAAGGGGGAGGTCAAGCCGGTCGTCCACGTCGCCAAGCCGCCGCTGATTCTCAACCTGCTCGGCCAGGACACGGCCCGCGAGCCGATGGCGCTGCTGATGCGGATGGCGCGCGAGGCAGAGCGGGCGCCGCAGGTACTGTCAGTGAGCGTGATGGCCGGCTTCCCCTACGCCGACGTGCCCGAGATGGGGCCGAGCGTGATCGTCGTCGCCGACGGCGACCGGGCCAAGGCGAAGGCGGTCGCCGACGAGCTGGCCGCGGCGATGTGGAACGTCCGCGAGCAGCTGAACGTGCCGTGCCCGACGCCGGCCGAGGCGGTTGCCCGTGCCGTGGCGTCGCAGCAGCATCCGGTGCTGCTCGTCGATCTCGGTGACAACATCGGCGGCGGCTCGGCCGGCGACGGCACGGTGCTGCTGGCGGAGCTGATGAAGCAGCGGGCGAAGGGCTTCATCGTGGCGCTGTACGCCCCGGAGGCGGTGCGGGTGGCGAAGGCGGTCGGCGTCGGCGGGGTGCTGGACGGCCCGCTCGGCGGCACCGACGGCATGCACGGCCCGCCGGTGACGGTGCGCGGCGTGGTGCGGTCGCTGCACGAGGGGAAGTGGGTCGAAACCGAGGCGCGGCACGGCGGCCGCCGCCAGAACGACCAGGGCCACGCCGCCGTGCTCGACCTCGGCGACGGCAGCCTGGTGGTGCTGACGTCGCTGCGGACGCCGCCGTTCAGCCTGGGTCAGCTGACGAGTTTGGGCATCGACCCGCGCGGGGCGAGCGCCATCGTGGTGAAGGCGGCGGTGGCGTACAAGGCGGCGTACGCGCCGATCGCCGGCGAGGTGATCGAGGTGGACACGCCGGGCCTGACGGCGATCAACCCGGCGCGGTTCACGTACACGCGCATCCGCCGGCCGATGTACCCTTTGGATGTCAGTTGA
- a CDS encoding ammonium transporter, whose product MRLALSALTAVVLGLALAPAGLAQEPGKKAEPDPTKTPAMMADVKAAEKAGVDAGASATTAAHKYSDISWMLVSCALVMLMMPGLALFYGGMARRKNVLGTMMHTMVALALVGVQWVVIGYALAFGAPLKKMSISSDADGKPIEGSVVGFSKELMFLPWTSAVPVTEEQVAKENPGLTGEDLTKATAERNKFNAFPNTNLPLYLHAMFQGMFAIITVALVSGAFAERVKFGAYLVFALVWTTVVYDPLAHMVWSFEWSPAAKVDIAGTGKPAGEAMIFPAAGLLGVNGAIDFAGGTVVHIAAGFSGLAAVLLLRRRVGYGKQTFHPNSMVLTLLGAGMLWFGWFGFNGGSALYSNGQAISAFTVTQVAAAAAGLSWTLTEWLLKGKPTALGLASGMVAGLVAITPASGFVAPGGALVIGLVAGAACYGAVLLKGVLGYDDSLDAFGVHGVGGLIGAILTGIFVSLPLWAYGAEMPEGAFPGKTDVEGTTVTYNMSSQLAWQIKASLISAVYAFVATGVIVLVIDKTIGFTVTAKDETIGLDLSQHGEVGFDYGGGGLEESTGAMLPEPKAALTPPNGPLSKRFTVTVEGADPATLVKAWTAMCQPGETPPSPSFKAVYPYFTTMTGNKFRFRGGDPVALRNELQKLLSAALKAPVKTTVES is encoded by the coding sequence TTGCGCCTCGCTCTCTCCGCCCTCACGGCGGTCGTCCTCGGTTTGGCGCTCGCGCCGGCCGGTCTGGCCCAGGAGCCCGGCAAAAAGGCCGAGCCCGACCCGACCAAGACGCCGGCGATGATGGCCGACGTGAAGGCCGCCGAGAAGGCGGGCGTCGACGCCGGCGCCTCCGCCACCACCGCCGCCCACAAGTATTCCGACATCAGCTGGATGCTCGTCTCCTGTGCGTTGGTCATGCTCATGATGCCCGGCCTGGCGCTCTTCTACGGCGGCATGGCCCGCCGCAAGAACGTCCTCGGCACGATGATGCACACGATGGTGGCGCTGGCCCTCGTCGGCGTGCAGTGGGTCGTCATCGGCTACGCCCTCGCGTTCGGCGCCCCGCTCAAGAAGATGAGCATCAGCAGCGACGCCGACGGCAAGCCGATCGAGGGGAGCGTCGTCGGCTTCAGCAAGGAGCTGATGTTCCTCCCGTGGACCAGCGCGGTCCCGGTCACCGAGGAGCAGGTCGCCAAGGAAAACCCGGGCCTGACCGGTGAAGACCTGACGAAGGCGACCGCCGAGCGGAACAAGTTCAACGCCTTCCCGAACACCAACCTGCCGCTGTACCTGCACGCCATGTTCCAGGGCATGTTCGCCATCATCACGGTGGCGCTCGTGTCGGGGGCGTTCGCCGAGCGCGTCAAGTTCGGCGCCTACCTCGTGTTCGCCCTCGTGTGGACCACGGTCGTGTACGACCCGCTCGCCCACATGGTGTGGTCGTTCGAGTGGTCGCCGGCCGCGAAGGTGGACATCGCCGGCACCGGCAAGCCGGCCGGCGAGGCGATGATCTTCCCGGCCGCGGGGCTCCTCGGCGTCAACGGCGCCATCGACTTCGCCGGCGGCACCGTGGTTCACATCGCCGCCGGGTTCTCGGGCCTCGCCGCGGTGCTCCTGCTCCGCCGCCGCGTCGGCTACGGCAAGCAGACGTTCCACCCGAACAGCATGGTGCTCACGCTCCTCGGGGCCGGCATGCTGTGGTTCGGGTGGTTCGGCTTCAACGGCGGTTCCGCCCTGTACTCGAACGGCCAGGCCATCTCGGCGTTCACCGTGACGCAGGTCGCGGCGGCCGCGGCCGGCCTGTCGTGGACGCTGACCGAGTGGCTGCTGAAGGGGAAGCCGACGGCCCTCGGGCTGGCGTCGGGCATGGTGGCCGGGCTGGTGGCGATCACGCCGGCCAGCGGGTTCGTGGCGCCGGGCGGGGCGCTGGTCATCGGCCTGGTGGCCGGGGCCGCGTGCTACGGGGCCGTGCTGCTCAAGGGCGTCCTCGGCTACGACGACTCGCTCGACGCGTTCGGCGTCCACGGCGTCGGCGGGCTCATCGGGGCGATCCTCACCGGCATCTTCGTGAGCCTCCCGCTGTGGGCCTACGGCGCCGAGATGCCCGAGGGCGCGTTCCCCGGCAAGACGGACGTCGAGGGGACGACGGTGACCTACAACATGTCGTCGCAGCTGGCGTGGCAGATCAAGGCGTCGCTGATCTCGGCCGTGTACGCCTTCGTGGCCACCGGCGTGATCGTGCTGGTGATCGACAAGACGATCGGGTTCACGGTGACCGCGAAGGACGAGACGATCGGCCTGGACCTGTCGCAGCACGGCGAGGTCGGGTTCGACTACGGCGGCGGCGGCCTGGAGGAGTCCACCGGGGCCATGCTGCCCGAGCCGAAGGCCGCGCTCACCCCGCCGAACGGGCCGCTGTCGAAGCGGTTCACGGTGACCGTGGAGGGGGCCGACCCGGCGACGCTGGTGAAGGCGTGGACGGCCATGTGTCAGCCCGGCGAGACGCCGCCGAGCCCGTCGTTCAAGGCCGTGTACCCCTACTTCACGACGATGACCGGGAACAAGTTCCGCTTCCGCGGCGGCGACCCGGTGGCCCTGCGGAACGAGCTGCAGAAGCTCCTGAGCGCCGCGCTGAAGGCGCCGGTCAAGACCACGGTCGAGAGCTGA
- a CDS encoding P-II family nitrogen regulator has protein sequence MKLIVAIIRPEKLEDVQRALAERDVYLMTVSDVRGCGRQRGYTEVYRGAEVTVRLIPKLKLEIAVNEPFVEAAIEAIVGAARTGDTGTVGDGKIFVFPMDDAVRIRTGERGTTAIGP, from the coding sequence ATGAAACTGATTGTCGCGATCATCCGCCCGGAGAAGCTGGAGGACGTCCAGCGGGCGCTGGCCGAGCGGGACGTGTACCTGATGACCGTCAGCGACGTCCGCGGGTGCGGCCGGCAGCGCGGGTACACCGAGGTGTACCGCGGGGCCGAGGTCACCGTGCGGCTGATCCCGAAGCTGAAGCTGGAGATCGCCGTGAACGAGCCGTTCGTGGAGGCGGCGATCGAGGCGATCGTCGGCGCCGCCCGGACCGGCGACACCGGCACCGTCGGCGACGGCAAGATCTTCGTGTTCCCGATGGACGACGCCGTCCGCATCCGCACCGGCGAGCGCGGCACCACCGCCATCGGGCCGTGA
- a CDS encoding RraA family protein, with the protein MPHPRPLAWADRLGRLYTPVVADVLDKLGFRNQSLHPRVRPLWPEAKAAGYALTVQTCPARDIAPAHPYAGELAAVDALAAGDVLVVSESGCSFWGELLSTAAKYRGCRGVVLDGPTRDSLAIRDMGFPVFHHGFHPADSLGRLDVVGHNLPIVCGGVLIHPGDLVLADHDGVVAVPLGAAEETLRLAEEKVSGENLVRKALAGGMTTTEAFAKFGIL; encoded by the coding sequence ATGCCCCACCCCCGCCCCCTCGCCTGGGCCGACCGCCTCGGCCGGCTCTACACCCCCGTCGTCGCCGACGTGCTGGACAAGCTCGGCTTCCGCAACCAGAGCCTCCACCCGCGCGTCCGCCCGCTGTGGCCGGAGGCGAAGGCCGCCGGCTACGCGCTGACCGTGCAGACGTGCCCGGCCCGCGACATCGCCCCCGCCCACCCCTACGCCGGCGAACTGGCCGCGGTGGACGCGCTCGCCGCCGGCGACGTGCTGGTCGTGAGCGAGTCCGGGTGCAGCTTCTGGGGCGAGCTGCTGAGCACGGCGGCGAAGTACCGCGGCTGCCGCGGCGTGGTGCTCGACGGCCCGACGCGGGATTCGCTGGCGATCCGCGACATGGGCTTTCCGGTGTTCCACCACGGCTTCCACCCGGCGGACAGCCTGGGCCGGCTGGACGTGGTGGGCCACAACCTTCCGATCGTGTGCGGCGGCGTGCTGATCCACCCGGGCGACCTGGTGCTGGCCGACCACGACGGCGTGGTGGCGGTGCCGCTGGGCGCGGCCGAGGAGACGCTCCGGCTCGCGGAGGAGAAGGTGAGCGGCGAGAACCTGGTGCGCAAGGCGCTCGCGGGCGGCATGACGACGACGGAGGCGTTCGCCAAGTTCGGGATTCTGTGA